In Pan paniscus chromosome 15, NHGRI_mPanPan1-v2.0_pri, whole genome shotgun sequence, the sequence TAGTAAAATACACTCAGGCAAAATGAAAGACAATAGGCTATTCTTCCCACTGTGATGAGAGAATAAGCACTTCCTGGTTAATGGGAGAAGAACTTAACTGAACAGATCACTGGGAAGTTGATACTACCAAAAATCAAGGAGACGTGCTATAAATGAGGTGAAGACACAGGACCAGAGACCCAATGTGAAAGAAGAAAGTCATGTAAGTTAAGTGACTGTCACTTAGCTATACAAAGTAGGAACAGTTACTAATCTGCCTCTAAGGAGGTCAGTTACATTTTAATAGCTGTATGAAACATTTCTACATTACTGTGTGGGCATCTCCATTCATGCCCATTCAAGAAAATCATTGTTGATCCCACTAGTATTTTCACTAAGCAATAAATAAAGTCAGTTTTTGATAGGTCCAAGACATAAGTCTTTCAAACAATAAGTGTTTGAGTAGACCCAGATGCTATGATAATATCTAAAATTTCTTGGAAACTATTTCAATAATAGACAAGCTAATGAAGCTTAAAAGGCTAAACCGATAGCTCCATGTAAACACAGCCTATGGGAGAAACATGATTAGGGACTAAGAAAGAGAACTCAGacttttatatatgatataaatatatcatagatTTATACtatgatatataaatagatacacaTTTCCCTGTGGGACTAAGAACTACAATTCttcaaaggaacataccttatAAAACACATGATACGTACATGAGTATTGGCAATCTAATAATTTCTCAGCATATCAGATAAAGCATTGATTTTCctctacctcaaaataatgagttcTTGTTAATTTCATAAAAGAATACATCacaagaaatcataaaaattcatGTTGCGATAAATAGGTTACATAATTATAGGCTTAACCCTGATAACACCAAGACATTGTACATAGTGTAGGATTCCTGAGCTTTGTCCATTCATTTTCTCCATTGGCCCTTCCACAGCCTTTCTTCCAGAAATTCTTGCATGTTCTATTGAACATCTTCCTCCCTGATAGCCCATGTCTTTCTATGTTTCCTTCCTCTGCTTCATTTCTCCTTTGGGCTAACCTCAGGGAGAATTGTCTGCACACATAAACGACCTCCTTCTTTAAAAATACAGCACAACTGGGTGATTTTTCCATCATCCTTTTCCCCAGTTGACTAGCACTGCCTCAGCCTAATCTCATCCCCCCACCGGCTTATCTGACATACTGTTACTTTATCGTACATATAGAACAAAGGGGAAGTTTAAGGacaacagtgtgaatgtgctgcaaccagattttttattttactgctttAGGGTTCCACGTAAATCTCAACACCATTTTGAGGTTAAAAATCAATGGGGGCAGAGATAAGCCTTGAATGTAGAGGTTAACAACTGAAGAATCTGAAATAATTATTCTCAATATGATTTTCCAGCAACTCATTAGATAATGaaatttgctttgtttctttgtgGGTGGTTTTTATAGAATTTAGAACATTAGAAAGCTGATGTTGCCATGAAAAATCAGTCCCAATGGAGCTttaatatttacacaatataCCAGCTGGTGACACGACTGATATGTTgctcccatttaaaaaataaaataaaatacgttTGGTTCTTGCACACCTAGTTCTCACTCTTTTCTCATTTCAGACAACTAGTTTAAGAATGTATTTTcaactttagtttttttctatccattttatttattttttattcagttaTTAATGGAATGGACAAAAGATCCTTTGATTGTACCTTTAAATACAATCATATACTATGATTTCATAATAGTCTCATATTTACCAAAAAGAAATTATGATACGAAAGTGATTGGTCCATTCTTTTGGGGGCTATAATCTTTAAATATTACTTATGGGTAAAACTATAGTgtctattttaaaaggaaaaaaatattttatatatatattttaaaatagcattataATCATATACTATAGGGACTTTAGATTACTAAACCTCAGCTAATGGGACCAAAGGAAGATCCAAGTCCAAATTCAAATGTCAATGGAAATTCCATGATATACCGGGGGTTGCCTTataacaaagcctccaaaatgATTGATCGGAATTATCTCTAACTTCCTCTTCTTCTATTTTGCAATGGAAGTAAGCTTGTTTGTTTGCACCTATTCTTCACTATAGCTCACCTACTTTGGGAGGAAATCAAGGCTGTGCTGAATGGCCATGGTACCTACCTCCCGCAGCAGctgagaatatatatacatatatctgtatgtatgtatgtatgtatgtgtgtacgtaTAATTTCTTCAGCTCAGCATGCAGAGAGAACACTGCTATAGAGACCAAGATTAGGAATGACTTGGGCCACATAGAAATTGTAGGAATGGGGAGGAAAAGACCAGCACCACCAGACCCACTGGTTTTCCTTTAATAGGTATCATGGGGTATAATTAACCCACTGAAAATATACATACCACATACATGGTTCAAAAGTAATTATTTCCAAAAGAAACCCCTCACAATtacaaatatttaagtattttttttctttcaatcacCCCTTTCTCCTCTCTAGGAGCATATgacaaatatattgtttttatatgtgtattcTCTATGCCACTTTTAGTTGAGCTCCTTCTTTTTCTGGCCTTGTGTAtgtttctgtgtttctgtggCTAACAAATGAGTCCCACTCTCTACAGCTtaagggtgaaactctgtgaattttccaaatctttctgCCTCCTCTTTCCTAGCTtgtcaatttcatttcttttttaccaCTCTCTCCACCTGCCTAGAAATTAACCCTCAGATTACAGATGATCATTCTAACCTCCCAGACTGAGGGATCATTCTCGGTATCTACAAATATACCAATAATTTCTGGGATATGAAGACTGAGAGCACTACATGGCTAGAAGCTGGAACATCAGAAACGACTCTAACATGAGGTCTAACCTTAACACCAACGTCTAACCACATGGCCTGGGTTCAAGGACTTGTTGTAATATTTGGGAATTTTCCAACTGGGCTCCATCCATGCCAAATAGAGCCAAGGCAATACCCTTTATCTTAACGTAGACAGTAGCTTCCCTAATGTAGTAATTATTCAGGTAAGTCTTTTCTTCTGGTCTCAAAGCATGCATCAGATGTATCAGTTCCTTCTCAATGCAGAATGAACACATGCTGAATTAGGGTTTCTTCCTCTCCATTCTGGGATCTTTTCACATAGGGCTTTTTACTAAGAAGAGAGGTGATACGGTTACTTACTCAGCCCAATGCCATTTGAGTAGTGAAAGAAGTATGGAGCTGTTAGAGATTCATGTTCTTCCGATAGATAAACTCCTGTCTTTCAGTAAGCCAATAGGGCTCTGTTGAAATATGGATTCAGTTCTTAATTTCCTTGCCtttatataacttttttaaaCAATAAGCTCTCTTATAATCATACCTTTAACCAGCTAATCtagttttctttcatctcttGCTGAAATTCTTCTCCAGCCAATGCCGGACTTCTTGAAGGTTGTAGGAGAAGGGGCCCTTTCCTCCCAGATAAGCAATTTTCTGTCTCTGCACAATGCACACACGTTCAAAGGCTACCCCGTAAGCTATGTTGGCGTTATTGTCCATGCGGTCAGCCACAACTCGGCACTGGGGCGGCAAGGAGAAACGCTCCAGAAGCTGCTGGGCTGCTGCACATCGATCTTCCTGGTTCTGGTGCTTCTTCACCTCAAAAGACAAAGAGGAGTCCCCCGGTATCGCCCAGCCATCTGATGGATGAGCCTCATCAATGTAGACCAGCAGGAAGTCAGCCACTGAGGAGAACTCTTCCACCAGTTTGCGGAAGGCTGGCAGCTGGCTCGTGAAAGGAGGTCAAGTGGCTGAGCCAAAGTTGACCACTAGTGGGCGCTCAGGGCTGGCAAAGTCAAGAAGGTGGCATGTGGCTCCCTCAGCTATCTTCTCCTGGGTACCATTGCCACTGTTGTCACCTCCTTCTGCACTGGAGACATGCACCACACTGGAATTGGGAGCATCCTCACCCAATTTCACCtgacggtaaaaaaaaaaaaaaaaaaaaagaagaagaaggcgaGAATATCACATTAAACACATTGCCACTTGAATTCACATTAAATAGTTACAATTGGCTCTAATAGAGTGTGGTATTTCCTTCAGAGCATTtggtaaacatttattgatttgagtaaaGAGGCATGATGGCAGGTAATGTAAAGAATGGCCCAAAAGATAATAAAAGTCTTTTTCATTCTGTATAGTCACTGAAGATAATTATTTTCATCACTGAAGGCACTGGAgttaactctttttaaaattaagccaAGGCTGGTATTCTTTACTATCCTTATTTTGCTGTCAATTCTTAACATGCATTCTATAACAAATGATTAAttgacttcattttaaaaattagaagcaaaTGGTCTACTTTAAGACAAATTATCAGGGTCTTGGGACATGGTACCTCTTTCTGAATTCTGAAACACCAGGCAGGACCTTCATTTTCTTGCATGATACTAAGTCATTTAATCTCAACCAATGGCCAGTGATACCAGTGGGCTCTATTCTTGGCCAGATCTAGAAAACCTGAGGTCTACCACTTATAAGAAGTGTTACTTCCACTTAACCTCTTTAGTGATTCAGCtttcccacctgtaaaatggaaataataatgccTGTCTTCCACATATGGCAACTGGAGGACAACATGAGAAAAAGAGCTCTTTGTGCACTGTAACTGTATGGGTGTGTGTTGTCCTTATCAGATGCTACCCCACCATGTGAAACAGAACGTCATCATTCTTGGGCaattctgtgtttgtttttgtttttttaaatgccctGAGCAAAGCTTTGCACTCTCCTCAATATGGCATCCTCCCTGGAGGCTTCTACTGCCACTGCTTACAAGGTGGTTCTTACCACTCCAATCTTacaatttccattaaaaaaaaaaataaaaacagacaaaaaaacaaaaatggttaCTCCAGAATTCTACTTTAAGTCAATTTCTCATTTTCCATGTGtgcttgtttccttctttttatctAGGAAGTCACATTAAAAAGTACTTTTCTACCCCACAATTTGTTAACAAGCTCCTCTGAATGATAAAATATTGGGGCAGAAGAGGTAGAGATAAAAATTGTTTCATGTGCTCCCTTTGCACATGGTTTAAATAGTTGagaacagaatgaaggaaagTTTGCAGcctttgaatctgtaaattgatcATAAAAAGCAGGCAACAATAAAAGAGCTAATTACTTCAGTTTGAATTAATACGATTGGATCTTCCTTAGAATGGTTTAATCAAAGCCAATAACATTAGGGACAATTTAGGGACagtacaattgatttttatatactatCCTTAATATTACAATATACTTCCAACTGGGTTGACTTATTTCCCTCATATACATACAGCCACACATAATGCTACTGTTAATTGAAGTCACTTCGAAGTGAATTGTTAAAGATGTAACAATCCAAACTGATATAACCCACTCAAGGACTTTTATTCAGAAGCTTCTATCTAATGTTAATGCATAACTCATTTTAACTGTAGAGAAAGAATTAaagttctttctctcccttctgaaAAATCCTAGCAGGGAAGGTTTGAAATAAGCATTATTAGTGTTCTAAGAGAAATCTTACTGTAATAATCTTCCTTCTCAGAAAGGAAGATGCTGGTGTGATTTAAGTAAGTACATTTGTTTTTTAGTCACCACCacagagaaaattattttgcttatacTAACTTTCTTGATTAATTTGCAAATGACACTACACGGAGAAATCTAATAAGCACATTTAGCTGGATTCTTTCATATGAACTACCCTAGTCTTTAAGGCATGAAAATATACATCAAATTTAAAGATATACATGTTGAAGGTATTATTAACCTTTTAAGCCGTGAGTtctttttgtacttctttttttttatagatcTATGTAGTGGGTAGAAGTCTCTTCTCTTTAGATCTTTCCCATTTGAAATAATAGTAATGATTCTAGAAGGGGTGTTTTAACAATATAATGTGTACTGTGTGCCTCAACGTACCGTGATAAGAAGACCTAAATGCATTCAGATTAGTCCGTTGTAGGGACTTCCTGTTAAGTAAGCAACCTGTACACTTGTAGGTTCTTGACAGGTAAAAACATTCATCTGCATTTTGGAATCATTTTTGAAACCCATGAACAATTATGTGGCCTTGACAAATGCACCTCTAACCCCCTGATTCATCTGAGCAGACCTGTTGATCCTTTCATTATGTCTGATTATTCAACTGAATAATCTAATCTGTTGCTTTAGTCACAGGGGACTCTCTTATTACCTGCAGTAAATTTTCTTGGAAAGTTAAGGCACCTTCTCCTTCTTAGAAACAATGTATAGTTCAGCTGCAGAATTCTTTCCAAAACACAGACTAATTTGCCTTGGGAAATTTAGAGTAAGTACAACACTGTcggtctaaaataaaaaaattaggaaagTTACCAAATTCGTAATGCTCTTTATGTGGGGGATTTAGCATTTTGTTAGGATTAGGGTTAGACTgggaagtatttattttattgaatgaatgctAGTTGTTATAATCCTAGGTCAGTGAAGACTTTTACACTTAATGATAACCCTGACCTGCAATGAACATAATcatatttgggtgatggataaGCTCACTGAGGCagataaatttagaaatatgaatCCTGGGGCCCTCTCATAGAGTACTACCAAAATCAGCACTCAATGTTATTGATCTGTCCTTGACAGTCTCATCTGGTCAGTGCACAAAACAAATGTGgcctattctttttattttgttttttgttctttttattttgttcagtaAGCCAGGGTCCCTTACTGAATGTTATAATGTCATAAATGGATATGCTTATTCATGAAGGTGCCTAGGCAAGAGAAAATGCAtagataaaattaatattattaataaaactaagaaggaaaaatacacaCCCACCATCCATAAATCCAAATGTGAGTAGACCAGTAGTCTGCTTTTATAAGCTTCATATACTAGTCATAAAATGTGTCCATCTTTGCTAAAACCTGATGGAGGACAATTTagctaaaataaagaaaaaaacctttttttagaTATGGAAGTTTCCTTTaacctaaaagaaaatattctaaaaggaTATTACTGTTCATTCTCATCTCCCCATTTGGTCaccataaaaattaaattcctaATAGACCAGAGTTTCAAATGGAGAACTTCTTAGTTTGCTGGGTTATGCACCCTGCTGAGACAGGCTGGGAGAATCACCATTGTCTTCGATGATGGAAGATTCTTTGCTCTCCCCACGAGCAAAGCATTCCTTGACACAGAGccaaaatgatgaagaaaataaagttggtCCCATAATAACATTTAGGCTGCAGGAAAGAAGCTCAACAAAAACAAGTTATCCCCTGGTACTCCCaaactttgttttaatttccCACAGTGGCACAGAAAGTCTGGCCACAAGTTACCTATCatcttaatttctccttcttaGAGGgtttgtgtttggtttttgtccttaatGAGACATATTTGCCAAAGAGGCATTCAAAAGGCATTTTTTACTCTTGCGGAAGAGTAATTAGGTCGGTACCTCTTTCCCTGCCAGCATTAGCCGCTCTAAAGAGAACCCTGCCCAGTATTTAATGCCCAAACACAAGAAGCATCATTTCCACTAATTGGTCTTGAAGTTCCGATGTTCCCAAAGGGTCCCTTTATTTTGCAAGGATCAGAAAGGACATACGTAAAATGTGATATTGTCATCGCTGACTTTTATCTCTCTCATCTGCACTATTACAGTGGTCCTCTCTTATGTTTTTGCAAGCAACATCAACACAACACCAACAAAGGAGGTAAATAAAGGATTTGCATTTTTACAACAGAAGACATCTCTGGGCCAAGTTCAAATGTTGGAATggaaatctttataaatatgaacaCGAACATAAacatatagcatatataaaaatttgatTCCCTTGATGATGTTCAGTGTTCAGTGCATGGGGAAAAAGGAAATGCTGCTTTAGCATGTGGACTGTGAAATGCAGGGCAAGGGGGAGAAAAGAACCATTCATCAAGTAGAAGCAGAAAATACAGCATATACTACTAACCTTGTTTCTTGTTTtgggattttatttctttttcttttccacagcCTGAGAAAGCCTTGTGGACAATATATCACATAATCTCATAACAGAAACTAAAGCAAATTACAAAAATGAAGGGTGGGTGTGTGGTAGCAGAATTTTCACACATACTTCTTGCTATCCAAAGCCCTGAAAATGGCTTTATTAACTATCAGGAAGTTTCAAATTCTTTGACATAATGACCAGGCTACATCAATGTCCTTAGAAACATGGCCAAACTATCATTAAGCAGAGATTTAACCATTTATATTCAGATTGGCCAAATAAATCAGAGTTGAAGAATAGGCTACGTACTCCTTCCTCTGAGCTCAATTCCCTTTTAGctattctctttttaatttgtaCCTTGAAAATGTAGCTGTAAGCTCTATCATTCCCCAATGTTTTATCCAAGTGATGGACAAGCTCTGGCTGTGGCCTGCTTTGTGTTCTTTTGGGACTGTTTCTCTCTTAAAAGGGCCATTTTCCATTGTGGAAACTAGTGTCAAAGGCTTGAGGtgaatgaagaggaggaggagaatgttAAAGAGACCCTTTCAAAACCAAAATTATATGTTCAAATGAATATGTTTTCTGTACCTCTGCAATATTAACCGTGCAGAAGCTAAACTGCCTGTCAGCATCTATACTGTGTGTTTACTTTTACACTTCATTTAGGTAAGAGCCAGGCTCCCAGACAGAGCAATTTGCTTATTGGTTGCATGTTTTTAGTCTCTGAGCGCCAGCACAAGGATATACTGTTCAGATGCAATGACACTGACTAAAGAAACTTAAATAACAAACACCTTTTATTCACCTCAGGGTCTCTCACCAGTGTCTATAGACTTTCCTTTCAATCAAAATTGTACACAGAATCCATCTCTTACTAAACTCACATTATCTTTAAAGGCTTCTCCATAAAGTTAATTCAAATCCCTTTCAACCTTTTAAGAAagggtttattttaaaaaaaagaaaagaaaagaaaatattttgttctttccttATTTCTGTGTTGCCCCTTGTGAAGGCAAAACACAGGGATAATACTTTTACTCCACTTTCTCTACATATCTTTCCAGGCATCTGACATGCAGCAACAAGGAGAATTAATAACAGTAAATCACATGTGTAGTTGTATCACATGGGCACACACCCCTCTCATCCTGGAAAACTTCACTTCTGGGGATGGGCAGCCTCAAAATAATGCAAGTCAGGGTTATGAAATAGTGTGATGCCATCTCAAACAGAACCTCTTACAACGTCTCTGGAAATGACTACACCCAAAGACAGTGGCACAGATGACAAGAGCATTCAGAGAAGTGATCCAACCTGGTTGAGAGATTCTGAGTGACCCTCAAATGCCACCACAGAAACCACCACCCTTGCCATACTTGAAGACAGAAAAGAGACCATCATTCAGTTCCAGCTGTGTTCATAATGTTTCCATTTATCACACACCCAGTCCAGTCTTGTTTCTGGATATGTGGGTCCTGGGGTTGCTTCTGCACATGGTAGCTATTACATAAATCATCAAAAGCAAACATAATAACATCAGTCATGAACTTGGTCACTAATCAAATCAGTAGGCAGGGACAAAGAAATACAGAATAGGAATATACAAAccacatgcaaaaagaaaaaacaaatcactCATCCTTCGCAATTTCCTAGAATAGGAATAACAACATATTGCAACACAATGGAACACTATACATTGGTGAAAAAAGCAATAAACTTTATTAAAGatgtatttgtttgcttttccattttatgTTCAATAAGCTGCTTAATGGGAGAAACAACCTCACTTAATATTTGTGAGTAACATTACAGCGCCCATTGTTTATATGAGAGATgactgtttttcatgtttttcttaatGAAACATGAcatttatataagaaatatatgtatataagtaaaATTCTtccaataagtttttttttttttactttataggcAAAAGGCAATTGTCCTTCCAAAAAGTAAGAGTTTAATATACTGAGATCAAATCACTGATATTTCCATGGTATCTGCTAACACGTATAAAATATGATGTTGAAGAGGGAACTTCCTAATTAATAATATGTCTGATATACTTGTGTACTCCTCCACCTGCCTCCAAATTGCCTTCCACTAAAACAAACCATTAAAAACTTCCCATTCAATGTATACTTTTGTGGAAATGAAATAATCAATTCAATATCTACTTTTCTAGATCTCCCGTCCTCGCTGACATGCACAATATAAATGAGTTTTTACTGTTAGAACTTTGAGCACCAATTCATATTCTCATAAAAGAATTTCCATCTACTAATAAGAGCTCTTACTATTCACATTTTTAACAACAATAAACACAAACCCTCTTTGGGTTACTATCAATAATAAAGATGTGCATTGTGGTAAAATTTCCCTAGTTCACAAcagatattttcttcttgaaCATCTGATTTTCAGAAGAACAATCCTGTCCTGAATTCTTTGTAATTTTACAAGttacttcttctcttttcttggcGCATGGTTTTAGTTTTCTAGTGTTTATTTATGCAGGATGCATTCCCTTGCGCCTCTATTATTTCGAGTTCCCCGTCTCTGGTTCTAAGGTGCTGCCTGCCTAAAACACACCACTTCACTTGAACACCTGGCTTCTATATTCCTCTAAAATACAGATGTACAGTTGCTTTTTCTGGCATCTTGGGCAAGGTCCCACAACACTTTTAGGGAAACCAAGATTGTCTATTTTGATAACTACTTTTGCCAAAATAGTTCATTCTTCTCAAGCCTGGTTGAGGGGGTGAAGGGGACCTTTAGAAGTCATATGGGCATAGCAGGTGGGGGAAAACTGACAAAAGACTGAAAATCATCCTCTGTGCCCCTGAAGATCTTAGTTGAAAATGCTCTACTAACATCTCTCACCAGCAAAAAGCCTGGAACACAGTATTTTTCATTTGGAAACTAAGATCACTACCTCTGATTTTGAGAGAGCAGCCCCTGGGCACTACCTGAGCAGGTAAGGGAGACCACTGCTCTAATGCTCATAACAGCTCTGAGATTTAATGAATCACAGACCCATCATCTCTTTCTAGGGCAacgtattttatttttgagaaacaaaGTAAAGGAGGCTTCCCTTACAAATGCTGGATTTCCGACAGCTAGTTTTCAGACTTTTCTTTTGCAAGTTGATATCTAGTAACTCAGGATCACTGCCTGAAAATCGCTTCCAAAGGGTTCAAATTTGAATC encodes:
- the DIO2 gene encoding type II iodothyronine deiodinase isoform X1 gives rise to the protein MGILSVDLLITLQILPVFFSNCLFLALYDSVILLKHVVLLLSRSKSTRGEWRRMLTSEGLRCVWKSFLLDAYKQLNCPPSGFSKDGHILULVYEAYKSRLLVYSHLDLWMVKLGEDAPNSSVVHVSSAEGGDNSGNGTQEKIAEGATCHLLDFASPERPLVVNFGSATUPPFTSQLPAFRKLVEEFSSVADFLLVYIDEAHPSDGWAIPGDSSLSFEVKKHQNQEDRCAAAQQLLERFSLPPQCRVVADRMDNNANIAYGVAFERVCIVQRQKIAYLGGKGPFSYNLQEVRHWLEKNFSKRUKKTRLAG
- the DIO2 gene encoding type II iodothyronine deiodinase isoform X3, whose amino-acid sequence is MGILSVDLLITLQILPVFFSNCLFLALYDSVILLKHVVLLLSRSKSTRGEWRRMLTSEGLRCVWKSFLLDAYKQVKLGEDAPNSSVVHVSSAEGGDNSGNGTQEKIAEGATCHLLDFASPERPLVVNFGSATUPPFTSQLPAFRKLVEEFSSVADFLLVYIDEAHPSDGWAIPGDSSLSFEVKKHQNQEDRCAAAQQLLERFSLPPQCRVVADRMDNNANIAYGVAFERVCIVQRQKIAYLGGKGPFSYNLQEVRHWLEKNFSKRUKKTRLAG
- the DIO2 gene encoding type II iodothyronine deiodinase isoform X2: MGILSVDLLITLQILPVFFSNCLFLALYDSVILLKHVVLLLSRSKSTRGEWRRMLTSEGLRCVWKSFLLDAYKQVKLGEDAPNSSVVHVSSAEGGDNSGNGTQEKIAEGATCHLLDFASPERPLVVNFGSATUPPFTSQLPAFRKLVEEFSSVADFLLVYIDEAHPSDGWAIPGDSSLSFEVKKHQNQEDRCAAAQQLLERFSLPPQCRVVADRMDNNANIAYGVAFERVCIVQRQKIAYLGGKGPFSYNLQEVRHWLEKNFSKR